A stretch of the Carassius carassius chromosome 50, fCarCar2.1, whole genome shotgun sequence genome encodes the following:
- the LOC132133061 gene encoding olfactomedin-4-like, whose protein sequence is MFVYLLLLTVTVTVEAKRVPGQQKNGSCLCKINSSIWTFPAVQFMEVTRQVQICEDNLNEFEEKLRNTNAELPMMEATLQNISARLKAFGYLHTSGLYSALHLQQLNRELEEIQQSVNETHMQNPNKETHNLLSELNKAKNDVQRMYKDDFFNLETMKKRLRDLNNRAQSCKTIPDDFRSTCHQRIMTRISSPSMTKLNSISKSYISGAWGRDALLSSNERYWEHCLVSGNKHGNTIRIYNSREDFMANKNFKDEPIASSYSDKNAVQGSGTILYDNTVFYQCYGTAEICSFNITTKATKRMKLDGAEINNKFPFCYYSCRDWTDIDLEADQDAVWVIYATEENHGNIVVSRLDPLSLNITHTWKTRLFKKSVTNTFMVCGVLYATRFVNTYQEEVFYAFDTTTGQEINSLSLHFEKVSSGIANLNYNPVDGKLYLYNDAYLLSYDTFF, encoded by the exons ATGTTCGTCTACCTGCTGCTCCTCACAGTCACT GTGACTGTCGAGGCAAAGCGAGTACCAGGTCAACAGAAGAATGGTTCatgtttgtgtaaaataaatagcTCTATCTGGACTTTCCCTGCTGTACAGTTTATGGAAGTCACAAGACAGGTCCAGATATGTGAGGACAACCTGAATGAGTTTGAGGAAAAG TTGAGGAACACAAATGCAGAACTGCCGATGATGGAAGCCACTCTGCAGAACATATCAGCCCGTCTGAAAGCATTTGGTTACCTTCATACAAGTGGACTGTACAGCGCACTTCATCTGCAACAGCTGAACCGGGAACTTGAGGAAATCCAGCAATCTGTCAATGAAACGCACATGCAGAACCCCAACAAAGAGACGCATAACCTACTCAGTGAG TTAAATAAGGCGAAAAATGATGTCCAGAGGATGTACAAAGATGATTTCTTCAACCTAGAGACCATGAAGAAGAGGTTACGTGACCTCAACAACCGTGCACAGAGTTGCAAGACCATCCCAGATGATTTCAGAA GCACCTGCCATCAGCGCATCATGACCAGAATAAGTTCTCCAAGCATGACCAAGCTCAATTCCATCAGCAAGTCCTATATTTCCGGTGCTTGGGGCCGTGATGCCCTGCTAAGCAGTAACGAACGCTACTGGGAACACTGTCTGGTGAGTGGAAACAAGCATGGCAACACAATCAGGATCTACAACTCACGTGAAGACTTCATGGCTAACAAGAACTTCAAGGACGAACCCATAGCATCATCCTACAGCGACAAAAATGCTGTTCAGGGCTCTGGGACAATATTGTACGACAACACTGTATTTTACCAATGCTACGGCACCGCTGAGATCTGCAGCTTCAACATTACAACAAAAGCAACCAAGCGTATGAAACTGGATGGTGCTGAAATCAACAACAAGTTCCCCTTCTGCTACTACAGCTGCCGTGATTGGACAGACATCGACCTGGAGGCTGATCAGGACGCCGTGTGGGTGATATACGCCACCGAGGAGAACCACGGCAACATTGTTGTGAGCCGCTTAGACCCGCTGTCACTCAATATCACTCATACCTGGAAGACGCGTCTCTTCAAGAAGTCCGTCACCAACACGTTTATGGTGTGCGGGGTCCTGTATGCTACACGCTTTGTTAATACTTACCAAGAAGAGGTGTTTTATGCTTTTGATACAACCACTGGTCAAGAGATAAACTCTCTCTCTTTGCACTTTGAGAAGGTTTCTTCTGGAATAGCTAATCTGAACTACAATCCTGTTGATGGGAAACTTTACCTGTATAATGATGCCTATCTTTTATCATATGATACCTTCTTCTAA
- the LOC132133507 gene encoding olfactomedin-4-like, with translation MSRSNIFILMITIPLVFFQSVRGKDCVCDLKNSDPAFPEAKLKKVETTATQCVETITSEKITELDRLLLGLQQRIKQLEETVVLLEKEDDKNLYAAVSLRIIELEFAEIQDLLNKLNKTTGDYHQLGAQTAAQLDDMKNTMVELEKFDTMQVIKKDRENKRVKRDLEQCKNELKATPQPPTVSPKRCGLGQIANVVGPRTYSLTIHSTSYTFGAWGRDAKPAPGDENKYWLVVLTSSNVYGNYVRQFGTLSTLLLGLGATDTYVSSSNPTTNTIQGPNMVMYANALYYSCYNTYSVCQFNMATRAVSTVALPSDTGYNNKYPFGYLGTAYGYTDMDFATDESGVYVIYATTSNFGNVVISKIGTSSPPVVGQTWKTSLYKLTASNTFMVCGVLYATRYVDKETEQIFYSYDTKTKEERYDLKINIKKMQANFQFLNYDPRDNLLYVFSDAYILSYELSFQ, from the exons ATGAGTCGGTCTAATATATTCATACTGATGATCACCATCCCTCTCGTTTTCTTTCAG TCAGTGAGAGGGAAGGACTGTGTGTGCGATCTAAAAAATTCAGATCCTGCTTTCCCAGAGGCCAAACTAAAAAAAGTAGAGACCACTGCCACCCAATGCGTTGAGACCATAACTtcagaaaag ATTACAGAATTAGACAGACTTCTGTTGGGTCTACAACAACGTATCAAGCAACTAGAGGAGACTGTGGTCTTGCTGGAAAAGGAGGATGACAAGAATCTGTATGCAGCTGTGTCTCTGCGCATCATTGAGTTAGAGTTTGCCGAAATTCAGGACCTCCTCAACAAACTTAACAAGACCACCGGTGATTACCATCAACTAGGTGCACAGACTGCAGCTCAG CTTGACGATATGAAGAACACAATGGTGGAGCTGGAGAAGTTTGACACCATGCAGGTGATAAAGAAAGATCGAGAGAACAAGCGTGTTAAGAGGGACCTGGAACAGTGCAAAAATGAACTCAAGGCTACACCACAACCTCCTACGGTTTCCCCAA AACGCTGTGGTCTGGGTCAAATAGCAAATGTGGTGGGACCTAGAACGTATTCCCTCACAATACACAGCACGTCTTACACTTTTGGTGCTTGGGGTCGAGATGCAAAACCCGCTCCAGGAGACGAGAACAAATACTGGCTGGTGGTGCTGACAAGTAGTAACGTATATGGCAACTATGTCCGACAGTTCGGCACCTTGAGTACTCTTTTATTAGGTTTAGGAGCAACAGATACATACGTATCAAGCTCCAATCCCACAACAAACACAATTCAGGGGCCAAACATGGTCATGTACGCCAATGCGCTTTACTATAGCTGTTACAACACATACTCTGTCTGTCAGTTCAACATGGCGACTCGTGCTGTCAGTACTGTGGCTTTACCAAGTGATACAGGTTACAACAACAAGTATCCATTCGGATACCTAGGCACAGCATACGGCTATACTGATATGGATTTTGCCACAGATGAATCTGGTGTTTATGTTATATATGCAACTACAAGCAACTTCGGAAATGTGGTTATCAGTAAAATCGGCACTAGTAGCCCACCAGTTGTGGGCCAAACTTGGAAAACCTCTTTGTACAAATTGACTGCTTCAAACACCTTCATGGTGTGCGGTGTGCTTTATGCTACTCGTTACGTGGATAAAGAAACAGAACAGATCTTTTACTCCTATGACACCAAAACAAAAGAAGAGCGTTatgatttgaaaataaatatcaaGAAGATGCAGGCTAATTTTCAGTTTCTTAACTATGACCCCAGAGATAATTTGCTGTATGTCTTCAGTGATGCCTATATTTTAAGTTATGAGCTCAGCTTTCAGTAA
- the LOC132133508 gene encoding olfactomedin-like yields the protein MLSYLLVLAVLVTVDAQIIKGEQKDDSCVCKLSSSIWGFPTARFEAAQNQVQTCEENLIEFRKKIQASNLQMPKLELSLKNIRTRLKPFEYLDTNGLYNALHLQQLVQELDQMYSTASDVQKKTPSKETEGLLKELTNAKKEAQDMYKDNMFNLETMKSKLLDLNNRVQTCKTIPEDFRSTCHQRIMSSISSPVVTKLNSISKSYISGAWGRDAKQNSKERYFEHCLMSGNQLGITIRMYNSYEDFMASKNYKDETIASYYTDKNAVQGSGTILYDNTVFYQCYGTAEICSFNITTKATKRMKMDGAEINNKFPFCYYSCRDWTDIDLEADQDAVWVIYATEENHGNIVVSRLDPLSLNITHTWKTRLFKKSVTNTFMVCGVLYATRFVNTYQEEVFYAFDTTTGQEINTLSLPFEKVSSGIANLNYNPVDRRLYMYNDGYLLAYNTFN from the exons ATGCTGTCATACCTGCTGGTCCTCGCAGTCCTA GTGACTGTCGATGCTCAGATAATAAAAGGTGAACAGAAGGATGATTCCTGCGTGTGTAAATTAAGCAGCTCTATCTGGGGTTTTCCTACGGCGAGGTTTGAGGCAGCTCAAAACCAAGTCCAGACCTGTGAGGAAAACCTTATTGAGTTTCGTAAGAAG ATACAGGCCAGTAATCTACAAATGCCTAAGTTAGAACTCAGTCTTAAGAACATCAGAACCCGGCTGAAACCATTCGAGTATCTGGACACAAACGGCCTGTACAACGCTCTTCACCTGCAACAGCTGGTACAGGAACTTGACCAAATGTATTCTACTGCCAGTGATGTTCAGAAGAAAACCCCCAGCAAAGAGACAGAAGGCCTTCTAAAGGAG TTGACTAATGCAAAGAAGGAAGCCCAGGACATGTACAAAGATAATATGTTCAATCTAGAGACAATGAAATCGAAGCTACTTGACCTCAACAACCGAGTACAGACCTGTAAAACTATACCTGAAGACTTCAGAA GCACTTGTCATCAGCGTATCATGTCCAGCATAAGTTCTCCAGTCGTTACCAAACTCAATTCCATCAGCAAGTCCTACATCTCAGGTGCTTGGGGTCGCGATGCGAAGCAGAACAGCAAGGAACGCTACTTTGAACACTGTCTGATGAGCGGAAACCAGCTTGGCATCACAATCAGGATGTACAACTCATACGAAGATTTCATGGCCAGCAAGAACTACAAGGACGAAACGATAGCATCATACTACACTGACAAAAATGCTGTTCAGGGCTCTGGGACAATATTGTACGACAACACTGTATTTTACCAATGCTACGGCACCGCTGAGATCTGCAGCTTCAACATTACGACAAAAGCAACCAAGCGTATGAAAATGGATGGTGCTGAAATCAACAACAAGTTCCCCTTCTGCTACTACAGCTGCCGTGATTGGACAGACATCGACCTGGAGGCTGATCAGGACGCCGTGTGGGTGATATATGCCACCGAGGAGAACCACGGTAACATTGTTGTGAGCCGCTTAGACCCGCTGTCACTCAATATCACTCATACCTGGAAGACGCGTCTCTTCAAGAAGTCCGTCACCAACACGTTTATGGTGTGCGGGGTCCTGTATGCTACACGCTTTGTTAATACTTACCAAGAAGAGGTGTTTTATGCTTTTGATACAACCACTGGTCAAGAGATAAACACTCTTTCTTTGCCTTTTGAGAAGGTTTCTTCTGGAATAGCTAATCTGAACTACAATCCTGTAGACAGGAGGCTTTACATGTATAATGATGGCTATCTTTTAGCATATAACACCTTCAACTGA
- the LOC132133318 gene encoding olfactomedin-4-like has translation MSQSNIFTLMVFILLIFSQSQSARGKDCVCELQSSDPAFPVNRLNNIEFTATQCTENITSEKMTEIDRLVLGLQHRIRQLLDNVSMLEREDNGNLYAAVSLHIIELELAEIQDLLDKLNRTTNNYQHLSVQAAAELQHMENTMTELEKFDHTQVMVKQRENQHIKRDLEHCRADLNSTSPAPTLSSGNCDLGLMVNVSGPKTYSLTVYGTSYSFGAWGRDANPAPGDENKYWLVVLSSSNVFGNFIRQYGSLSTIILGIGATDTYISSSNPTTNTIQGPNMVMYANALYYNCYNTYSVCQFNMTTRAVSTVALPSDTGYNNKFSFGHLGTAYGYTDMDFATDESGVYVIYATTSNYGNVIISKIETSNPPVVGQTWITSLHKKTVTNTFMVCGVLYATRYVDKEIEEIFYYYDTKTNEERYDLKIHIKKLQTNIKYMNYDPRDHLLYVFSDAYIVTHEIMF, from the exons ATGAGTCAGTCGAACATATTCACTTTGATGGTCTTCATTCTTCTCATTTTCTCACAG TCACAGTCAGCGAGAGGGAAGGATTGTGTTTGTGAGTTACAAAGTTCTGATCCTGCTTTCCCTGTGAATAGACTCAATAACATTGAGTTCACTGCTACACAATGTACTGAGAACATCACTTCAGAAAAg ATGACAGAGATTGACCGGCTGGTGTTGGGTCTACAACACCGTATCCGGCAGCTTCTGGACAATGTGTCCATGCTGGAAAGAGAAGACAACGGAAATCTGTATGCAGCTGTGTCTCTACACATTATTGAATTAGAGTTAGCTGAGATTCAAGACCTTCTGGACAAACTCAACAGAACCACGAACAATTACCAGCATCTCAGTGTACAAGCTGCTGCAGAG CTTCAGCATATGGAGAACACGATGACGGAGCTGGAGAAGTTTGACCACACGCAGGTGATGGTGAAACAGCGTGAGAACCAGCATATTAAGAGGGACCTGGAACATTGCAGAGCAGACCTCAATAGTACATCTCCAGCCCCTACACTTTCCTCAG GTAACTGTGATTTGGGCCTCATGGTCAATGTATCGGGACCTAAAACATATTCCCTCACAGTGTACGGAACGTCCTACTCTTTTGGTGCTTGGGGTCGAGATGCAAATCCTGCTCCAGGAGACGAGAACAAATACTGGCTGGTGGTGTTGTCTAGTAGTAATGTATTCGGCAACTTTATCCGCCAGTATGGTAGTTTGAGTACTATTATATTAGGTATAGGAGCAACAGATACATACATATCAAGCTCCAATCCCACAACAAACACAATTCAGGGGCCAAACATGGTCATGTACGCCAATGCGCTTTACTATAACTGTTACAACACATACTCTGTCTGTCAGTTCAACATGACGACTCGTGCTGTCAGTACTGTGGCTTTACCAAGTGATACAGGTTACAATAACAAGTTTTCATTCGGACACCTCGGCACAGCATACGGCTATACTGATATGGATTTTGCCACAGATGAATCTGGTGTTTATGTTATATATGCAACTACAAGCAACTATGGAAATGTGATCATCAGTAAAATTGAGACTAGTAATCCACCAGTTGTGGGCCAAACATGGATCACTTCTCTTCACAAAAAGACTGTGACAAACACCTTCATGGTGTGCGGTGTGCTCTATGCAACTCGTTACGTGGATAAAGAAATAGAAGAGATCTTTTACTACTATGACACCAAGACCAACGAAGAACGCTATGATTTGAAAATCCACATTAAGAAGTTGCAGACTAATATTAAGTATATGAACTATGACCCCAGAGATCATTTGCTGTATGTCTTCAGTGATGCCTACATTGTGACACATGAAATCATGTTTTAG